A window from Methanobrevibacter sp. TMH8 encodes these proteins:
- a CDS encoding helix-turn-helix transcriptional regulator, producing the protein MKNKIRYYRQEMKITQKELGKILGVSRQTISALENNKFNPTILMAHKLTILFNCKIEDLFTFDEKYKYDSDKKTLEEITEE; encoded by the coding sequence ATGAAAAATAAAATTAGGTATTACCGCCAAGAAATGAAAATTACCCAAAAAGAATTAGGAAAGATATTAGGCGTATCTAGACAAACAATCTCAGCTTTAGAAAATAATAAGTTCAACCCAACTATTCTCATGGCCCATAAACTCACAATACTCTTTAATTGCAAAATAGAAGACCTTTTTACTTTCGATGAAAAATACAAATATGACTCCGATAAAAAAACTTTAGAAGAAATCACAGAAGAATAA